A portion of the Chryseobacterium tructae genome contains these proteins:
- the hemL gene encoding glutamate-1-semialdehyde 2,1-aminomutase, whose amino-acid sequence MKYQRSSALFDEAYKYIPGGVNSPVRAFKSVGGVPVFMKSAKGAYLTDADDNTYIDYINSWGPAILGHTHPEVLEELKIQAEKGFSFGAPTELETEIAKFIIENVPNIDQIRMVSSGTEACMSAVRLARGYTKRDKIVKFEGCYHGHSDSFLIKAGSGAATFGNPNSPGVTEGTAKDTLLARYNDFEQVEDLFRHNQGEIAAVIIEPVAGNMGCVLPENNFLQNLRKICDENGALLIFDEVMTGFRLAFGGAQELFDVKADLVTYGKVIGGGLPVGAFAGRNEIMDHLAPKGGVYQAGTLSGNPLAMRAGLKTLQLIKNDPEFFNRLSKTTQTLDLEIGKILNEKGIAHKINRKGSMMSVFFHTNRVSNFDEAQEANHSLFNNFFHQMLQNGVYLPPSGYETYFISDAIKEKEIDMTLEAVRKFEYSNL is encoded by the coding sequence ATGAAATATCAAAGAAGTTCGGCTTTATTTGATGAAGCCTACAAATACATTCCGGGAGGCGTAAACTCTCCGGTAAGAGCATTCAAATCAGTGGGAGGAGTCCCTGTTTTCATGAAATCAGCAAAAGGTGCTTACCTTACTGATGCCGATGATAATACGTATATCGATTACATCAATTCATGGGGACCTGCCATTTTAGGACACACACATCCAGAAGTTTTGGAAGAATTAAAAATCCAGGCAGAAAAAGGATTCTCTTTTGGTGCTCCTACAGAACTGGAAACTGAAATTGCCAAATTCATCATCGAAAATGTTCCTAATATCGACCAGATCAGAATGGTTTCTTCAGGAACAGAGGCGTGTATGAGCGCCGTAAGACTGGCGAGAGGATATACTAAAAGAGATAAGATCGTAAAATTCGAAGGCTGTTATCATGGTCATTCAGATTCTTTTCTGATTAAAGCAGGAAGTGGTGCGGCTACTTTTGGAAATCCAAACTCTCCAGGCGTAACAGAAGGTACTGCAAAAGATACATTATTGGCGCGTTACAATGATTTTGAACAGGTTGAAGACTTATTCCGTCACAACCAGGGAGAAATTGCCGCTGTAATTATTGAACCGGTTGCCGGAAATATGGGCTGTGTATTACCTGAAAATAATTTCTTACAAAACCTAAGAAAGATCTGTGATGAAAACGGAGCTTTGTTGATTTTTGATGAGGTAATGACCGGATTCAGATTGGCATTCGGTGGTGCACAGGAACTTTTTGATGTAAAAGCAGATTTGGTAACTTATGGTAAAGTAATCGGAGGTGGACTTCCGGTGGGAGCTTTTGCGGGAAGAAACGAAATTATGGATCACCTGGCTCCAAAAGGAGGAGTATATCAGGCCGGAACATTAAGTGGAAACCCATTAGCCATGAGAGCGGGATTAAAAACACTTCAACTGATTAAAAACGATCCTGAATTCTTCAACAGATTAAGCAAAACAACCCAAACTTTAGATCTTGAAATTGGAAAGATCTTAAATGAAAAAGGAATTGCTCATAAGATCAACAGAAAAGGGTCTATGATGTCTGTTTTCTTCCATACCAACAGAGTTTCAAACTTTGATGAGGCACAGGAAGCGAATCATTCATTGTTCAACAATTTCTTCCACCAGATGCTTCAAAATGGAGTGTATCTGCCACCAAGTGGATATGAAACGTACTTTATCAGCGATGCGATCAAAGAAAAAGAAATTGATATGACACTGGAAGCCGTAAGGAAATTTGAATATTCCAATTTATAA